The following coding sequences lie in one Candidatus Methylomirabilis lanthanidiphila genomic window:
- a CDS encoding General secretion pathway protein K, producing the protein MALMVVLWILAFLTIIFTTFTFSMRTELAAAGNFRDQAESYYLAEAGVYRAAAEIINADRDVPPDSKNYDALNEHWHTNPAAYNNVPLGRGYYWVMVADEESKIPLNGGRFTPPQYEAMLRRLFSNSGVRDEKLLSTIVDSIQDWRDTDTLHRLNGVEDDYYLSRPVPYRAKNGNFESIEELLLVKGMTSEILYGNIASPQRRAELQAQLPWERELTAGEYLGVARYLTVHSSGQVNVNTASPEVVMTLGLTAAETKAVLDQRAATPYRDVQAVISLLISISGGEGRQGFAVVRGGQPGPADPRQIRTTLSQIATVVSKTFSVETAARMSGSKLTARVAAILQNSGSPGRPKLSIKLWSVDPRQGV; encoded by the coding sequence ATGGCGCTGATGGTCGTGCTCTGGATCCTGGCCTTCTTAACGATTATCTTCACGACCTTTACGTTTTCGATGCGAACGGAACTTGCTGCCGCTGGTAACTTCAGGGACCAGGCGGAGTCTTACTATTTGGCCGAGGCGGGCGTCTATCGTGCGGCGGCGGAGATCATCAATGCGGACCGCGACGTCCCGCCCGACTCGAAGAACTACGACGCTCTGAACGAGCATTGGCATACCAATCCGGCTGCCTATAACAATGTGCCTTTGGGGCGAGGTTACTACTGGGTTATGGTGGCGGATGAGGAGAGCAAGATTCCCCTGAACGGTGGACGGTTCACCCCGCCCCAATACGAGGCGATGCTTCGCCGCCTGTTCTCCAATTCTGGGGTGAGGGACGAGAAGCTTCTGTCAACCATCGTCGATTCAATCCAGGATTGGCGGGATACCGACACGCTTCATCGTCTTAATGGCGTTGAGGACGATTACTATCTTTCACGCCCCGTTCCATATCGAGCTAAAAACGGAAATTTCGAGTCTATTGAGGAACTGCTCCTGGTCAAAGGAATGACCTCGGAGATTCTGTATGGCAACATCGCCAGCCCGCAGCGACGGGCGGAGCTTCAGGCGCAGCTTCCCTGGGAGCGAGAACTCACGGCGGGTGAATACCTCGGCGTGGCACGGTACCTCACAGTCCACAGTTCGGGTCAGGTAAACGTCAATACGGCCAGTCCGGAAGTGGTGATGACGCTCGGGCTGACGGCTGCCGAGACCAAGGCTGTCCTGGATCAGCGGGCTGCGACACCCTATCGGGATGTGCAGGCCGTAATCAGCCTTTTGATCTCTATATCAGGGGGCGAGGGGCGGCAAGGGTTTGCAGTGGTGCGTGGCGGCCAGCCTGGCCCGGCGGACCCGCGGCAGATCCGCACAACGCTCAGTCAGATCGCTACCGTCGTCTCCAAGACCTTTTCTGTAGAAACGGCAGCCCGCATGTCCGGGTCAAAGCTGACGGCACGAGTGGCCGCCATCCTGCAAAACTCCGGATCCCCTGGTCGACCGAAGCTCTCCATCAAACTCTGGTCTGTCGACCCCAGACAGGGCGTGTGA